CTGTGTGCAGAAATAAGAATGCTTTGAAGACTGCTTTGAGGGAAAGTAGCACCAAAATTGCATTCAAAACAAAATCGGAGGTTGAGATGTTGGATGATGGATACAAGTGGAGGAAGTATGGAAAGAAGACggtgaagaacaacccaaatccaAGGTAAAAACCTGCCTTAGAGTAGAGCACATACTTTAGAAAAAGGTAactaagaaagagaaaaagcaaAAGGTGAAAGATGGACATATAGATAAACTGCCTGAAATCAATTGATAATACAATGCATGTCAGTCGTTCAGAGAAGCTTTCATATCATCTATATATTCTTTCTGTGTTTTCGGATCTGTACAGCCAAAATATATTATCAATACCTTGCTTTGATAGATAAGTTGgaatttataatttaaaaacTAATAAAATGGTTGGCACTTGACAGGAATTACTATCGCTGCTCAAGTAAAGGATGCATGGTCAAGAAGAAAGTCGAGAGAGAGCGTGAAGACTCGAGCTACGTGTTAACCACCTATGAGGGGCTCCATAATCATGATGCTCCCTCCCCTGCAATATCTTGCCATCTCGACTTCAAGCACTGGACGCACCTAATTCCATGACCTCTCTTCATGACAAATATTTGTAATGACACCGACAGAGGTTTGTCAGGGTAAGAAGAATTATATGTTTACAACATAACTGATGCAATCACGCATTTGATCATTATCCCTTCTAGAGCAAAACTACTGCAAGATATGTTTAACTTCAGCTATCGAAAT
This portion of the Phoenix dactylifera cultivar Barhee BC4 chromosome 11, palm_55x_up_171113_PBpolish2nd_filt_p, whole genome shotgun sequence genome encodes:
- the LOC120112317 gene encoding probable WRKY transcription factor 51, with product MQTSQNPPAEAHSKMGSVTMSSYSSLLSSNSSENDWPHDMLFEISDHPAFNEELQGAYSMPPPACQQNPFLLQANGTHVKQTDAGDCTKNKNALKTALRESSTKIAFKTKSEVEMLDDGYKWRKYGKKTVKNNPNPRNYYRCSSKGCMVKKKVEREREDSSYVLTTYEGLHNHDAPSPAISCHLDFKHWTHLIP